The window CCTATTTCGACTGGCTGAGCGCGGTCGACGAACCGGGCACGGGCTTCCGCGTGGCGGCGCACGTGGTGGCCCTGGCCCCGGTCCGCCGCTTGCTCCTGCGCACGACGGTCCCCCACGAGTCCCCGGTCCTGCCGACCGCCGTCGACGTCTACGCCGGCGCGGCCTGGCACGAACGCGAGACCCACGAAATGTTCGGCGTCCGCTTCGAGGGCCACCCCGCCCTGGACCACCTCCTCCTCCCGGAGAACTTCGAGGGCCACCCCCTCCGCAAAGACTTCGTCCTCGCCGCCCGCGTGGCCAAGGCCTGGCCCGGGGCCAAGGAGCCCGGGGAGCCTGCGGCGGGCGCGGCACACGGCGGCCCCAAGCGCCGCCAGATGCTTCCCCCGGGCGTGCCCGACCCCAACGAATGGGGCCCCCTCAAGGGCCAACTCCCCCCGGCCCCGACCCGCCCGACCCGAGGCGCGGCCCCGCGAGCAGCCGGCGACCGCCCGCCCCGCCGCACCCGCACCGCGGCCGAGGCCGCAGCCGACCAGCCGACTCCCGGTCCGGCACCGGACGCGGGCGCCGGCGCCACGACGCCGCGCCGCGCCCGCACGGCAGCGGAGAGTTCGGCGAGCCAAACGCCCACCGGCCAGACGCCCACCGACCACACGCCCACCGACCACACGCCCGCCGGTCCGGCGCCGGACGCGAGCGGTAGTCCCACGGCCCCGCGCCGCGCCCGGAGCGTGAGCGAGGGCTCTGCCACGCAGCGCACCCAGCCACAGAGCCGGCCCGCCTCGCCGGAGCCGGCCACACCTGAGAGCCGGGCCGCCTCCGATCAGCAGCGCCCCTCCGACCCCGCGACCGCCCCCGCCAAGCCGACGTCCCCCGCCGGACCGCGCCGCGCCCGCAGCTCGTCAGGAGGCTCGGCGAGTCAGCGCGACGCGACCCCGGACGACACACCCGGCACCGCCGAGCCCTCGCCGCAGCCGGGCCCCACCCGGCCCGCCTCCCGCAGCACGGACGCCCCTTGGCACCACGCCCGCCCGGCTTTCGACGAGCCGAAGCCGAAGTCGGAGCCGGAGCCCAAGCCCGAGCGCGAATCCGAGTCCACCTCGCAGCCCGAGCCCACCCCGCACCCTGAGCCCACCTCGCAGCCCGAGCCCACCCCGCACCCCGAGCCGCAGCAACCCGAGTCGCCCGGCACACCCCCGGACGACGACGCACCCGCGGATGACGACGCACCCGCGGATGACGACGCACCCGCGGACAACGGCACCCCCACCGAAGTCACCCCCCGCGACACCCCTGACCCCGAACGCCCCCCGGGAGGCTCGCAGTGAATGACGCTCTGGACGTCGCCCTGCGACTCCTCGTCGTCTTCGTCGTCTTCCTCACCTTCCCCCTGATCATCGGCCAGACCGAACACAAGGTGATGGCCCACATGCAGGGCCGCCTCGGCCCCATGTACGCCGGCGGCTTCCACGGCTGGGCCCAACTCGTCGCGGACGGCGTCAAGTTCGCCCAGAAGGAAGACATCGTCCCGGCCGGCGCCGACCGCCGCGTCTTCCAGCTCGCCCCCGCCGTGGCCCTCCTCCCGTACCTCCTCGTCCTCCTCGCCATCCCGATCGGCCCCGGCGAGGGCGCCGTCGGCGAGGTCATCGACGCCGGTGTCTTCTTCGTCCTCGCGGTGATGGGCGTCGGAGTCCTCGGCTCCCTCATGGCCGGCTGGGCGTCCGCCAACAAGTTCTCCCTCCTCGGCGGCCTCCGCACCGCCGCCCAGCTCCTCGCGTACGAACTCCCGATGCTGCTCACCGCCGCCTCCGTGGCGATGGCGGCCGGCACGGTCTCCCTCGTCGGCATCCTCGACGCCTTCGAGTGGTGGTGGCTCCCCTGGCAGATCGTCGGCGCGATCGTCTTCTTCGTCGCCGGTCTCGCCGAACTCCAGCGCCCGCCCTTCGACATGCCCGTCGCCGACTCGGAGATCATCTTCGGCGCCTACACCGAGTACACCGGCCTCCGCTTCGCCCTGTTCCTCCTCGCCG is drawn from Streptomyces bottropensis ATCC 25435 and contains these coding sequences:
- a CDS encoding complex I subunit 1/NuoH family protein, which encodes MNDALDVALRLLVVFVVFLTFPLIIGQTEHKVMAHMQGRLGPMYAGGFHGWAQLVADGVKFAQKEDIVPAGADRRVFQLAPAVALLPYLLVLLAIPIGPGEGAVGEVIDAGVFFVLAVMGVGVLGSLMAGWASANKFSLLGGLRTAAQLLAYELPMLLTAASVAMAAGTVSLVGILDAFEWWWLPWQIVGAIVFFVAGLAELQRPPFDMPVADSEIIFGAYTEYTGLRFALFLLAEYAGIVVLCGLTTVLFLGGWHGPWGADGLGWVWTLLKAAVLAFVVIWLRVTYPRLREDQLQKLSWTLLVPLSLAQIALTGVVKVVIR
- a CDS encoding NADH-quinone oxidoreductase subunit C, whose amino-acid sequence is MTGWLPAPAEELFGPEATAEESYSVLTVDVPPASWTEALRTARTTLGCTYFDWLSAVDEPGTGFRVAAHVVALAPVRRLLLRTTVPHESPVLPTAVDVYAGAAWHERETHEMFGVRFEGHPALDHLLLPENFEGHPLRKDFVLAARVAKAWPGAKEPGEPAAGAAHGGPKRRQMLPPGVPDPNEWGPLKGQLPPAPTRPTRGAAPRAAGDRPPRRTRTAAEAAADQPTPGPAPDAGAGATTPRRARTAAESSASQTPTGQTPTDHTPTDHTPAGPAPDASGSPTAPRRARSVSEGSATQRTQPQSRPASPEPATPESRAASDQQRPSDPATAPAKPTSPAGPRRARSSSGGSASQRDATPDDTPGTAEPSPQPGPTRPASRSTDAPWHHARPAFDEPKPKSEPEPKPERESESTSQPEPTPHPEPTSQPEPTPHPEPQQPESPGTPPDDDAPADDDAPADDDAPADNGTPTEVTPRDTPDPERPPGGSQ